The Dyadobacter sandarakinus DNA window CACGGCCGCCATGCCGATTGGGAATCCATTCACCCTCATTTCTTGAATAATCCAGGTAAAGCATGGAAGCTACCGCATCCACCCGCAGGGCATCGATATGGAATTTTTCAAGCCAATAAACAGCATTTGAAATCAGGAAAGTGCGTACCTCGTTTCTCCCGAAATTGAAAATGTTACTTTTCCAGTCAGGATGAAAGCCCTGCCTCGGATCGGCATGCTCGTACAGGTGCGTACCGTCAAAATAGCCGAGGCCGTGCTCATCCGTAGGAAAGTGGGAGGGTACCCAGTCGAGGATTACCCCAATGCCTGCCTGATGTAATGCATTGATCAGGAACATAAAATCCTGAGGCGTACCATACCTGCTCGAAGGCGCAAAGTACCCGGTAACCTGGTAACCCCACGAACCATAGAAGGGATGCTCCATAACCGGCAGCAACTCCACATGGGTAAAACCCATATACTGGCAATATTCCGGAAGCTCCGTTGCAAGTTCGCGATAGGTAAGGAACCGGCCTTCTTCTTCATCCTTACGCCTCCATGATCCCAGGTGCACTTCATAAACCGAAATCGGCTTTTTGAGTGCATTGGTAGCTTTGCGCTGTTCCATCCATGTCTCGTCACTCCATTCAAAATCCAGGTCCCAGACAACCGAAGCCGTATGCGGCGGAGTTTCCCAGTGAACAGCATAGGGGTCAGCCTTTTCTACTTCATAGCCGCTCAGGGAGCGTATGAAGTATTTGTAATATGCACCTTTCTGCGGCTCGGGCAAAAACCCTTCCCAAATGCCCGAATGATCCGGGCGGGCCGTCAGTGGCGAATTATCACGATTCCAGCCGTTAAAATCACCCACTACCGAAACGTAGCGGGCATTTGGCGCCCAAACCGCAAAGTATGTGCCTTTTCGACCATTTACCTCTGCCGCGTGGGAGCCCAGCTTGTTATAAATATGGTAATGCGTACCCGACCTGAACAGGCCGGTGTCGAAGTCGGTCAGCATTGCCAGGTTTTCAGAAGTTGATTTTTCAACCGTTTGATCCGTCATAACTGATTGTTTAAGCCAACACTGACTCTGTATTTGATTGTGTTTCCGTGTTTTTCATGATTGCCTTGATGCCCCTGATTGGTACACCTACCCACGTCGGGCGGTTATTCACCTCATAGTTCAGCTCGTAAATCGCCTTTTGCAGCAGGAATGTCTGCACGAGTACTTCCAGGTCTTCTTTTTTCTGCGGAATAATCGGACTGTCGCCCACAGTTTCCAGATACGATTTCATGAAAAGCCCGCTCATGTAATGGTACCATTGTTCTACAAATGGGAGAAGCTTGTCAATGTCCTCTGTACGGATTTGATTATCAAGATAAAGGCTTCCGTAAGCAGCATAATGGAAGGAGCGGATCATGCCGGCGACGTCACGCAATGCCGACCGTTTCAGTCGCCGCTCACTGTAACTACGAGCAGGTTCACCCTCGAAATCCAGGATCACAAAGTCTTTCCCGGTAAACAGAACTTGTCCAAGGTGATAGTCGCCATGTATCCGGATTTTTGCCGTATCGATTTTCCGGCTGTAAACCTTTTTAAGCTCTGTCAGGATATCTTCCTTCATTTGAATGATCCGGTCAGCCTCAGCTTTCAGCTCGGGAGACAGTTTTTTGGAGTTCCGGTTCAAACCCTGGAATGTACTGCGCACCAATGATAGCAATGACGAATATACCGAACGCTGGTAGTGCAGCGAGAACTCCTCCGGTTTGAAATCAGGCAAGTCATTGTTGGATGCCAGTGCAAGGTGCATTTCAGCAGTTCTGACGCCCAAAAGTGATACCTGTTCCACTACCGGTACATCCAGCAGATTCCGGAATGATTCGGGTATATCTTCATAACCTACCGGCTCAATCAAAGTACCGCGAAGTTCCTGCGGCAACTGGATATCTGCCGAGGACAGGATTGTTTCATTGAAGCTGTCCAGCCTGTCCAGCATATAAGCCCATGCATCATTGGCATTGGTCACCATTTCCTGCATCATTCCCAGGATCATGGAGTCTTTACCATGCTTCCATTCCACCGCACCCACAAATGCCGGAATGTTTTTGAATGCAGCTTCATGGGTAAGGAAATGTGTAATTTCCATATCCGGATTTACTGCACGGTCTACTTTGCGATACAGTTTAAAGAAATACTTGCCATCATACGAAAGTGAAGTATTGCTTTGTTCTGCCGACATTACTTTCGGTTTGATCTTCTCGGTTTCCTGCAAATGTGTGGCGAGCTGCTCATTGCCGGTAAAATGGATGGTATTTCCATTATCATGAACTGTGTGACCCTGAGCCATGTACGTAAGCAGGTATTGCTGAAATTCGAGCCCGTACACTGCGTCAAAAAGTACTCCCTCCTCGTCACCTTCTAGCTGTACCCTGGCAATCACAGCCTGCGGACAATCCTCGCGAACCTTATGTGCAAACGGATCTTTTCCAAATGCGACAGGCAGCTGGTACATCTCGGGCATGTCATTCTGGTAGGTAGTTTCCAGCAGCAGAATGTACGCAGGCAGATTGTCGCCCATTGGAATCTCAACATGCGAAATGATCTTGACACTATCCAGACCCTTTCCTTTACCTCCAAACCACCTCATTTTCATCATATAGTAAGGCAGCATCTGGTTTTCCAGCTGTTCACGAAGTGCAGGTTCCAGCAGTTTGGACCATTTATTGAGACGTATTAGAGGAAGCTCGCGGTTCTCGTCTATTTCGGGGTGTGTTTTTTGTAAAATAAAACACTGACATGCATAAGCTTCAAGTGTAAAGAAGTATGGCGTACTATCCTTTACCATCGGAAACTTGTTCCGGCTGTATATTTCAACGGGTTGATACCCTTTGTAATCGTCCAAGTCAAGCTCTACCGGCTGCGGGAAGCGCGAAAGGTTTGCCACCACCAGCATCGTTTCATCCTCGAACGTTCTGGTAAACGAAAGGATCTTACTGTTTTCCGAACTTAGAAAACGGATATCACCCCGGCTGAATGCCTTGTATTTCTTGCGGGTGT harbors:
- the glgB gene encoding 1,4-alpha-glucan branching protein GlgB, with product MTDQTVEKSTSENLAMLTDFDTGLFRSGTHYHIYNKLGSHAAEVNGRKGTYFAVWAPNARYVSVVGDFNGWNRDNSPLTARPDHSGIWEGFLPEPQKGAYYKYFIRSLSGYEVEKADPYAVHWETPPHTASVVWDLDFEWSDETWMEQRKATNALKKPISVYEVHLGSWRRKDEEEGRFLTYRELATELPEYCQYMGFTHVELLPVMEHPFYGSWGYQVTGYFAPSSRYGTPQDFMFLINALHQAGIGVILDWVPSHFPTDEHGLGYFDGTHLYEHADPRQGFHPDWKSNIFNFGRNEVRTFLISNAVYWLEKFHIDALRVDAVASMLYLDYSRNEGEWIPNRHGGRENLEAIDFLKTFNEVVHRYFPDVFTVAEESTAWPGVTHPTSEGGLGFDMKWMMGWMHDTLSYFEKDPVYRSYHQGQLTFSLVYAFSEKFTLPLSHDEVVYGKHSLIDKMPGDEWRKFANLRLLYGYMFGHPGAKLLFMGADFAQRHEWRHDFSLDWNENLHPSHNGIQKLLKDLNALYQQNPALYDKNFSPDGFEWIDNQDATNSVLSWVRKGNTEKDELIFIAHFTPNVRSNYRIGVPRPGYYREIFNTDDLKYGGTNLLNIDLIESYPIPKHGKIHSAPLTLPPLGLIVLKYERPFDWW
- the treS gene encoding maltose alpha-D-glucosyltransferase; amino-acid sequence: MENKQELPDKNLHWYKDAIIYELHIKAFKDGNCDGIGDFKGLMEQLDYLQDLGVTAIWLLPFYPSPLRDDGYDIADYYNINPSYGEIHEFKTFLKEAHKRGLKVITELVINHTSDQHPWFQRARKAPKGSAHRNYYVWTDNPKQYKDARIIFQDYEKSNWTWDDVAGQYYWHRFFHHQPDLNFDNQQVRDEIFKIINYWCKMGVDGFRLDAVPYLFERDGTNCENLPETHVFLKELRKHVDSHFPGTLLLAEANMWPEDSAAYFGDGDECQMNYHFPIMPRMFMSLQMEDRYPITDIFDQTPAIPENCQWGIFLRNHDELTLEMVTDEERDYMYKAYVKDPKARINLGIRHRLAPLMDNNRKKIELLNSLLFTFPGTPIIYYGDEIGMGDNFYLGDRDGVRTPMQWSPDRNAGFSQANPQRLYLPLILDPQYHYESVNVELQTRNTSSLLWWMKRAINTRKKYKAFSRGDIRFLSSENSKILSFTRTFEDETMLVVANLSRFPQPVELDLDDYKGYQPVEIYSRNKFPMVKDSTPYFFTLEAYACQCFILQKTHPEIDENRELPLIRLNKWSKLLEPALREQLENQMLPYYMMKMRWFGGKGKGLDSVKIISHVEIPMGDNLPAYILLLETTYQNDMPEMYQLPVAFGKDPFAHKVREDCPQAVIARVQLEGDEEGVLFDAVYGLEFQQYLLTYMAQGHTVHDNGNTIHFTGNEQLATHLQETEKIKPKVMSAEQSNTSLSYDGKYFFKLYRKVDRAVNPDMEITHFLTHEAAFKNIPAFVGAVEWKHGKDSMILGMMQEMVTNANDAWAYMLDRLDSFNETILSSADIQLPQELRGTLIEPVGYEDIPESFRNLLDVPVVEQVSLLGVRTAEMHLALASNNDLPDFKPEEFSLHYQRSVYSSLLSLVRSTFQGLNRNSKKLSPELKAEADRIIQMKEDILTELKKVYSRKIDTAKIRIHGDYHLGQVLFTGKDFVILDFEGEPARSYSERRLKRSALRDVAGMIRSFHYAAYGSLYLDNQIRTEDIDKLLPFVEQWYHYMSGLFMKSYLETVGDSPIIPQKKEDLEVLVQTFLLQKAIYELNYEVNNRPTWVGVPIRGIKAIMKNTETQSNTESVLA